GTCTTCGATCAGCAACAGCGTCACCGCTGCAGCCTAACCTCGCGCCTTTGCCCGGCCGGCGCTCACCCGTTGCTGTAGACGCGGGTCGGTGCGATCAGCACCACGGCGCGTCGTTCCAGGGCCATCACCCTGTCGTACTCGTCCCAATCGTCGTGGGTGCCGCCGGCGGCGGTGAAGACCTCGCGCAGCAGCAGCCGCAACCGGTCTGCCTGTATGTCTGGATCCAGCCAGGACTGCGGGTCGTCGGGGCCGACGAGTTCGGCGGTGCCCTCCACGGTCGCCCACCGCCAGCCGTCGCGGAACGTGACCGCCAGTTGGGGTCGGACCCGTAGGTTGGCGAGTTTGACTTTGCCGTAGGTGGTGAAGCCGAGAACTGGCGCACCGGTTTCCGGGTGTGGGAGCAGGCCGACGTTCACCAGCGATGCCTGCACGGTGCCGTCGGCGCGAACGGTCGAGATCACCGCCAGTCCGCTGTCTGCGGCCGATAGCGCCACGGCGTCTTGGAGTGTGGTCATCTGTGGTCCTCAGGTCGGGTAGGCGGTCTTGAACACGTAGCGACTGGTCGGCACCGTGTCGATGTTCTGGTTGGCGCCGAATGCGGTTGTGCTGGCGACCATCCGGTCCAGCCGGTACTGCAGGTCGTCATTGTCGGCGGCCCCGAAAAACGCCTTCAGGTCGGTGATCGCCTCCGCGGGGAACAACTCCTCGACTATTCCGGTGATTCCCGGTGCGTCGGGGGTAAGCGTTCGGACCACCCAGTTCTGGGTGTAGCCGAACGTCGATTGGGTCTCGATGGCCACCGGCGTGTGGTTGTGTTGCCACCGGTCGAGCCAGGTCGCCTGGTCCAATTCCGGCGGTCGACGTAGCAGCGCGATATTCGCTAAACCCGGTGTGCGAGCGCCTGAGTCGGTGGCGGGTGCGGCCAGGGGAACGGATTCGGTTACCAGATAGGCGGCGAGTAGGTCGCATTCGGCGTCGAGCAGCGCCAGGGCCGCCGTCAGCTGTTTGCCGTAGCACTGCTGTGTCCACATGCTCACGACCGCGCCGACGGGTGGGTCCAACGTCGTCAACGTCATCAGCGAATGCCGCACCGCGCCGTCGCGGACGTTGACGGCCAACCCGGGCAGGCCCAGGTCCAACAGCGCGTCGGCGACCGGACCCCGTTGCCGGGCACACCATTCGTCGTCCGAGTCGGCCCGCATGAGCACCGCGATCACCTTTTCCATGGGTGCGAACCTACAGTCGGGGGCCGCCCGCGAGTGGTGCTATCCGACCAGCCGCACCTGATGTTCGCTGCCGATCGCCGCACCGATGATGTTGGCCAGTCTCCGGTAGGACTCGTCACGGCCACTCGAGGAACGGAACACCAGCCCGATCCGTCGTCCCGGGCGCGGCGGCGCGAACTGCGCGAGGCCAAGTTGGCTCCGCGTCGCTTCGACTGGTGCCGCGCTCTGTGGGATCAAGGTG
This Mycobacterium simiae DNA region includes the following protein-coding sequences:
- a CDS encoding TIGR03618 family F420-dependent PPOX class oxidoreductase; protein product: MTTLQDAVALSAADSGLAVISTVRADGTVQASLVNVGLLPHPETGAPVLGFTTYGKVKLANLRVRPQLAVTFRDGWRWATVEGTAELVGPDDPQSWLDPDIQADRLRLLLREVFTAAGGTHDDWDEYDRVMALERRAVVLIAPTRVYSNG
- a CDS encoding EthD domain-containing protein, translating into MEKVIAVLMRADSDDEWCARQRGPVADALLDLGLPGLAVNVRDGAVRHSLMTLTTLDPPVGAVVSMWTQQCYGKQLTAALALLDAECDLLAAYLVTESVPLAAPATDSGARTPGLANIALLRRPPELDQATWLDRWQHNHTPVAIETQSTFGYTQNWVVRTLTPDAPGITGIVEELFPAEAITDLKAFFGAADNDDLQYRLDRMVASTTAFGANQNIDTVPTSRYVFKTAYPT